The Leptodactylus fuscus isolate aLepFus1 chromosome 3, aLepFus1.hap2, whole genome shotgun sequence genome has a segment encoding these proteins:
- the LOC142196747 gene encoding lysosomal amino acid transporter 1 homolog yields the protein MADSGPRYPPLLGMNMSRAEARQLLCPDGSPWIWRLLEQCVQDVWEYWSVLIGLLSIGCFLFAALPQLYVAHKNGRVDQALSLGFLLCWLGGDFTNFVGCYLTKQLPIQIVTAIFYVNMDIIMISQFAYYKLKNKKMKGSGSLKGFCIGWVVLCITLSVLLPSQLLLRNLERNADVEINQDSLGITEMSGFICGYVSSVFYLGSRFPQLHKNFQRKSTEGTSYMLFALAMLGNFTYGLSLVLKLPAVRHKKNRYILHHLPWLIGSFGVLVLDFFMTAQFIIYRKRKTTQSNLLALEVEPLLVEEEEN from the exons ATGGCAGACAGCGGGCCCCGGTATCCGCCCCTGCTCGGGATGAACATGTCACGGGCAGAAGCGAGGCAGCTGCTGTGTCCGGACGGGAGCCCGTGGATctggcggctgctggagcagtgtgTGCAGGATGTATGGGAGTACTGGAGCGTGCTCATAGGACTGCTCTCTATCGGCTGCTTCCTGTTTGCTGCACTGCC CCAGCTGTATGTTGCCCACAAGAATGGAAGAGTCGATCAAGCGCTTTCTCTTGGATTTTTGTTATGTTGGTTGGGAGGTGACTTTACAAATTTTGTCGGGTGCTATTTGACCAAACAGCTACCAATCCAG ATTGTTACTGCCATTTTTTATGTCAACATGGATATAATCATGATATCACAGTTTGCCTACTATAAGTTGAAAAACAAGAAGATGAAAG GAAGTGGAAGTCTGAAAGGTTTCTGTATAGGTTGGGTGGTTTTATGCATCACTTTGTCCGTTCTACTTCCTAGTCAGCTGCTTCTGAGGAACCTAGAGAGAAATGCTGATGTGGAGATAAACCAG gaTTCTCTTGGGATTACAGAGATGTCCGGTTTTATATGTGGTTATGTTTCTTCTGTTTTTTATTTGGGTTCCCGTTTCCCTCAACTCCATAAAAAT tttcagAGGAAATCTACAGAGGGCACATCCTATATGTTATTTGCATTAGCCATGCTTGGAAACTTTACATACGGGTTAAGTCTTGTTTTGAAATTGCCTGCAGTTCGGCACAAGAAGAAccgctatatactacaccatttGCCGTGGCTAATTGGAAGCTTTGGTGTTCTTGTGCTTGACTTTTTT ATGACTGCACAATTCATTATCTATCGAAAGCGCAAGACCACGCAGTCTAACCTATTGGCACTAGAAGTGGAGCCATTGCttgtggaagaagaagaaaactGA